A single region of the Jatrophihabitans sp. GAS493 genome encodes:
- a CDS encoding Hsp70 family protein → MSRGTGSGEVIAASLPVAVYVNDHGSLLCGEAAVQAGVQRPSRISRNFRGGLGDPSPVVIDSAPYSAETLLSALLAECLGVVERVVGERPEQVVLTCPVTWGTFRRELFDDVPVLAGVGSCVVVSDAQMVARRWFAGQGLEGTGFVAVFDLGGGAVEAAVLRSGIGEKLPDVVGIPVGSDRVGGDAFDAALSQRFPLMDAERVRALKHQLSESEQVRLENGSSFSRGDFEDLIRPLIRSGLQVLGEAIRSAGDVQLEAVLLVGGSARIPLLFTAVQDAVNCPVELVTDAAVALGAAEFAAELATGPGAAASRHGSAEAVRNALVATGTDTALAQRPSWRSSALLIGLVAVLAVALVVLLLHNATRGDEKLADRSASRSPSSAAGIPRGPGPVSTFYVVQTGYHGQPEYLYEIAQRFLTSGDRLQEIVAFNKGRLQPDGGALTDPNKIAAGWILILPSDAKGAGVQHAPLPCCFPTQSSSATP, encoded by the coding sequence GTGAGTCGCGGCACTGGTAGCGGGGAGGTCATCGCAGCAAGTCTTCCTGTCGCCGTATATGTGAACGACCATGGCTCGCTGCTCTGTGGCGAGGCTGCGGTACAAGCGGGCGTCCAGCGCCCGTCGCGGATCTCTCGAAATTTTCGGGGTGGTCTGGGCGATCCGAGTCCGGTAGTCATCGATTCAGCGCCCTATTCGGCCGAGACTTTGTTGTCCGCGTTGTTGGCCGAGTGCCTAGGAGTCGTCGAGCGGGTGGTGGGAGAGCGCCCCGAGCAGGTGGTACTGACCTGCCCCGTGACGTGGGGAACATTTCGACGGGAACTCTTTGACGATGTTCCGGTGCTAGCCGGAGTTGGTAGCTGCGTGGTGGTCAGCGACGCGCAGATGGTGGCACGTCGCTGGTTCGCCGGTCAGGGCCTGGAGGGCACTGGCTTCGTTGCCGTATTTGACTTGGGTGGAGGCGCCGTGGAGGCGGCGGTGCTTCGATCTGGGATCGGCGAGAAGCTTCCTGATGTCGTCGGGATACCGGTCGGATCGGATCGGGTTGGCGGGGATGCATTTGACGCAGCGTTGAGCCAGCGGTTTCCGCTCATGGACGCTGAGCGCGTGCGGGCGCTGAAACATCAGCTGAGTGAGTCAGAGCAAGTTCGGTTGGAGAATGGGTCGAGTTTTTCGCGAGGTGACTTCGAGGATCTGATCAGGCCGCTCATTCGGTCGGGACTGCAAGTGCTCGGTGAGGCAATTCGGTCCGCCGGAGATGTGCAGTTGGAAGCGGTACTGCTGGTCGGCGGGTCGGCCCGGATTCCGTTGCTATTCACAGCGGTGCAGGACGCGGTCAACTGCCCCGTCGAGCTGGTCACCGATGCCGCTGTCGCGCTGGGGGCCGCCGAGTTCGCGGCGGAGCTCGCCACCGGCCCAGGCGCCGCCGCCTCACGCCACGGGTCAGCAGAGGCGGTCCGAAACGCTCTCGTCGCCACTGGAACGGACACCGCGCTGGCGCAGCGCCCGAGCTGGCGGTCCTCGGCGCTGCTGATCGGGTTGGTTGCCGTACTGGCCGTAGCCCTCGTCGTCCTACTGCTGCACAACGCCACTAGAGGTGACGAGAAGCTCGCGGATCGCAGCGCCAGCAGGTCCCCCAGCTCGGCGGCTGGAATCCCCCGAGGTCCAGGTCCAGTCTCGACTTTTTACGTCGTGCAGACCGGATACCACGGTCAGCCCGAGTACCTCTACGAAATTGCCCAGAGATTCCTGACAAGTGGCGACCGACTACAAGAGATCGTTGCGTTCAACAAGGGTCGACTGCAGCCCGACGGAGGAGCCCTCACCGACCCCAACAAGATTGCGGCTGGGTGGATCCTGATCCTGCCGTCCGACGCAAAGGGCGCAGGTGTGCAGCACGCTCCCCTGCCCTGCTGCTTCCCCACACAGAGCTCATCCGCGACCCCCTAG
- a CDS encoding sigma-70 family RNA polymerase sigma factor — MTTDEACETPFNIEGRIRDLFDQHRQPLLDYTTRLTRGDAAWAEDVVQDTFIRAWRHLDRLTPELGSVRGWLMRVAHNRVMDGYRAARTRPVTIDFDESHGSPVEDSSEDVLRKSVVTNMLDQLPALHREAIVATILSDRTMAQAADLLGVPEGTIKSRVFYALRMLRSAPGSDETQLIA; from the coding sequence ATGACCACTGATGAAGCGTGTGAAACCCCTTTCAACATCGAGGGCCGCATTCGAGATCTCTTTGATCAGCATCGGCAGCCACTGTTGGACTACACCACGCGACTCACTCGAGGCGACGCGGCTTGGGCCGAGGATGTCGTCCAGGACACCTTCATTCGCGCATGGCGGCACCTGGATCGGCTGACTCCGGAGTTGGGCTCGGTGCGGGGTTGGCTGATGCGTGTCGCACACAATCGCGTCATGGACGGGTATCGGGCCGCACGCACCCGTCCGGTGACAATCGACTTTGACGAGTCTCACGGCAGCCCGGTCGAGGACAGCAGCGAAGATGTGCTGCGCAAGTCGGTGGTGACGAACATGCTTGACCAACTGCCCGCGCTGCATCGGGAGGCGATCGTAGCGACGATCCTCAGCGATCGGACCATGGCCCAGGCCGCGGATCTGCTCGGAGTTCCGGAGGGGACGATCAAGAGCCGTGTCTTTTACGCACTTCGTATGCTGCGGTCTGCTCCGGGCAGCGACGAAACCCAATTGATTGCCTGA
- a CDS encoding phosphodiester glycosidase family protein: MVEATHDFHLHAAWHGRSGFNRFDFRWAGRGRVARVRLAARPLAPSFGCGCRPVPGRGADNLPETRTTITLQPGVTLTTIHRGVPDTTDAWTIEVYSADPNPDPDAPKLAITDQTEANQSAATLTAAALTPRVEAVNTPQTADTGGLLGYRTRVSTFATAADAATTLTAVKATGLSGSAVYTGWDDDAGSAPSQGPWNLDVISIDPHTFTGQLVGDYGPNLYNREPTFALAPGDPAGVAVYHGIIEREATNGRPAFIVHANTGRSEIARLWWHGTLQGAHHNTLTLSGLNRVPGLIRNCGEPGDTPTSQPQQDITCTKASEIVAFDNSYATTTPTGPGTEVVLDATGRIVSINNTRVTTIPAGGRTIQAIGDDATALTTLAQHNTTLRIDSTLFTENGRPLHLTPDETIINGSPLLIQPGQIHTTPAQDGAVHPGQPNYYYGWAHKRNPRTLVGIDCQGRTLLITADGRSTNSLGLSITEEANVAKSLGLQQAMNLDGGGSTTTVINGQVINTPSDTTGQRPIGDALEVLPPT, translated from the coding sequence GTGGTAGAAGCTACGCATGACTTCCACCTTCACGCGGCGTGGCACGGCCGCTCTGGCTTCAACCGTTTTGATTTTCGGTGGGCTGGCCGTGGGCGCGTCGCCCGCGTTCGGCTCGCAGCCCGCCCACTGGCCCCGTCATTCGGGTGTGGGTGCCGTCCTGTCCCTGGGCGCGGCGCGGACAACCTCCCCGAGACCCGGACCACGATCACCCTGCAGCCCGGGGTCACCCTGACCACCATCCACCGCGGCGTCCCCGACACCACCGACGCCTGGACCATCGAGGTCTACAGCGCCGACCCGAACCCCGACCCCGACGCCCCGAAACTGGCCATCACCGACCAGACCGAAGCCAACCAATCCGCGGCCACCCTCACCGCCGCCGCACTGACCCCACGAGTCGAAGCCGTGAACACACCCCAGACCGCCGACACCGGCGGACTATTGGGCTACCGCACCCGCGTCAGCACATTCGCCACCGCCGCCGACGCCGCGACCACCCTCACCGCAGTGAAAGCGACCGGCCTCAGCGGCTCCGCGGTCTACACCGGCTGGGACGACGACGCCGGCAGCGCCCCATCCCAAGGCCCATGGAACCTTGACGTCATCTCCATCGACCCCCACACCTTCACCGGCCAACTCGTCGGCGACTACGGCCCCAACCTCTACAACCGCGAACCCACCTTCGCCCTCGCCCCCGGCGACCCCGCAGGCGTCGCCGTCTACCACGGCATCATCGAACGCGAAGCCACCAACGGCCGACCCGCATTCATCGTCCACGCCAACACCGGCCGAAGCGAAATCGCCCGCCTCTGGTGGCACGGCACCCTCCAAGGCGCCCACCACAACACCCTCACCCTCTCCGGCCTCAACCGGGTCCCCGGACTCATCCGCAACTGCGGCGAACCCGGCGACACCCCCACCTCCCAACCCCAACAAGACATCACCTGCACCAAAGCATCCGAAATCGTCGCTTTCGACAACTCCTACGCCACAACAACACCAACCGGACCCGGAACCGAGGTCGTACTCGACGCAACCGGCCGGATCGTGTCAATCAACAACACCCGCGTAACCACCATCCCCGCCGGCGGCCGAACCATCCAAGCAATCGGCGACGACGCCACAGCACTAACCACACTCGCCCAACACAACACCACACTACGAATCGACAGCACACTCTTCACCGAAAACGGCCGACCACTACACCTCACCCCCGACGAAACCATCATCAACGGATCACCACTACTCATCCAACCCGGCCAAATCCACACCACCCCCGCCCAAGACGGCGCCGTCCACCCCGGACAACCCAACTACTACTACGGCTGGGCCCACAAACGAAACCCACGCACCCTCGTCGGCATCGACTGCCAAGGCCGCACCCTCCTCATCACCGCCGACGGACGCAGCACCAACAGCCTCGGCCTCTCCATCACCGAAGAAGCCAACGTCGCCAAATCACTCGGCCTCCAACAAGCAATGAACCTCGACGGCGGCGGATCCACCACCACCGTCATCAACGGACAAGTCATCAACACACCCTCCGACACCACCGGACAACGACCAATCGGCGACGCACTAGAAGTACTACCCCCCACCTAA